The region CCAATTTCTTCATAAGCTTTACCAATTTGGTCTACAAATTGCTGTTTTTTTATAGGGTCGTTAGAAATAAAATCGTTTAAGTTAACGCTCGGAATACTATTCATATATATCAGTTTTACTAGGGTAATACTACAAATGTACAAAAAACAATAGTAGTATTTTGAAAACAATTTTATGATATTATTACAATTTCAAGTCTCTTTTTGCATTTCTTTTAAATTACCCAGAGTTTTCTTATCAAGTAAAATTATTTAAGTAGAAACTAAAGTTCTCATCCACTATATTTAATGTATCTTAATAAATTAATCAAATTTGTTATTTTAAATCTCTCTACTAATATTTAAAAACAAATCATATTATATTGTTTAACAAATAGTTATATTTAGCATATAACTAAAAAGTAGATCGCTATGAAACCGTTTCTAAAATTAATTTTACCTATTTTACTGTTATGTATAGGTTGCAAAAAACAGCAAAATAACACCCCAGATTTAGCTGTAAAACCACCTGTTGCAAGTATTAAGCCAGATACTTTAATTACTCATGGTGATGTGCGTATTGATAATTATTTTTGGATGCGATTGTCTGATGAACAAAAAAATGCAGAAACACCAGACCAGCAAACTCAAGATGTATTAGGTTATTTAAACGCTGAAAACGACTATCTTAAAGCAGTTATGAGCGACACAGATTCTCTACAGACTGTTTTATTTGAGGAAATTAAAAACAGAATTAAAAAAGATGATGCTTCAGTACCGGTTACCAATAATGGTTATTCCTATTACACCCGCTATGAAGCTGGAAATGATTACGCTTATTATTGTAGAAAAAAACTCGGAGAAACTAAAGAAGACATTATTTTAAACGGTCCAGTATTAGCAAAAAACCATGCGTATTTTGGAATTGGAAGTCAAGATGTTAGTATAAACAACGAATTGATGGCTTATGCGATAGATACTATTTCTAGACGGCAGTACACCATTTATTTTAAAGATTTAAATACAGGTAAACTATTAAAAGATAAATTAGATAATACTACAGGAAGCGCGGTTTGGGCCAATGATAATAAAACAGTGTTTTACACCACCAAAGATCCGGAAACTCTGCGCTCTAATAAAATATTTAAACATGTTTTAGGAACGGCACAAACCGATGATGTTTTGGTTTACGAAGAAAAAGACGACACCTTTAGATGTTTTGTTTTTAAATCAAAATCTAATGCTTACATATTTATAGGCAGTTTTCATACTTTATATACAGAATACCAATTTTTAGATGCCAATGCACCAAATGATACGTGGAAGGTAGTGCAACCAAGAACAGAAAACTTAGAGTATTATGTCGATCATTATGCTAATCATTTTTATATCAGAACCAATAACGATGGCGCTAAAAACTTTAAATTAGTTGAAACGCCAATCCATGCCACAGAAAAATCGAATTGGGTAGATGTCATTCCACATCGAGACGATGTGCTTATTGAAGATTTCGATTTATTTAAAAATCATTTAGTTGTTAGCGAACGAAAAGCAGGTTTGCCAACTATTAGAGTGATGAAGTGGAGTGGAGGCGAGCACTATATTTCCTTTAACGACCCAACATATTTAGCCTATACCACATCTAATTTAGAGTTTGATACCAATATATTACGATATGGGTATACCTCTTTAACGACTCCTAATAGTACTTTCGATTATAATATGGACACTAAGGAGCAAGTCTTATTAAAACAAGAAGACGTATTAGATCCTAATTTTTCTCCAGATCACTATATTTCAGAACGACTTTATGCTACAGCTACAGATGGTACACAAATACCTATTTCTATAGTCTATAAAAAGGGGATTGCTAAAAATGGTTCTAATCCCTTACTTTTGTATGCGTACGGTTCTTATGGTGCTAATTCCGATCCGTATTTTAGTTCCAGTAACTTAAGTTTATTAGAACGTGGATTTGTATATGCTATTGCTCATATTCGTGGCGGACAAGAATTAGGACGCGATTGGTATGAGAATGGAAAATTACTAAAAAAGAAAAATACATTTACAGATTTTATTGATTGTGGAGAATTTTTAATAGCAGAAGGCTTTACAAGTGCTAACCATTTATATGCTTATGGAGGAAGTGCTGGAGGTCTATTAATGGGCGCTATTGTTAATATGAAACCAGAATTATGGAACGGTGTAATTGCTGCCGTTCCTTTTGTAGATATAGTATCCACTATGCTAGATGAGAGTATTCCCTTAACAACATTTGAATTTGATGAGTGGGGAAATCCAAAAAATAAAACCTATTATGAGTATATGAAATCGTATTCGCCTTACGATAATGTTGAAGCAAAAGCTTACCCTAATATGCTTGTCACTACAGGATATTGGGATAGTCAAGTACAATATTGGGAACCTGCTAAATGGGTTGCAAAATTAAGAGCACTGAAAACAGATGATAATCTACTAATACTGGACTGCAATATGAAGGTTGGTCATGGAGGAGCTTCAGGAAGATTTGAACGTTATAAACAAAGAGCTCTACAATATGCATTTTTACTAAAAATAGAACATAAAATATAACAGGTCTCCTACTTGTAAAATATCTTAAAAAACACATTAAAAGTCTGAATTTGTATTCAGACTTTTATGTTTTTTATGTATTAGGTTTTAATTAACATTAAATATTAACACTTTTTAGGAATGATTGTTGTTAGGTTTAGAATTAAAAAATTATTTTTGAATAGATTAATTCACCCTAATGAAACACGTTTTAATACCATTTGCTTTTTTATGCATCACAACATCTGTTTGGTCTCAAATAGATGATAAACCGCAGTTATCATTAAGTATACCGGCAATTGAAAGTGAATCGGGTGAAGCTACCGAAACTAAAAGTTTAAATATAAAACCATTAGAATCGCCAACGGCAGATGAGTTAGATGCTTCTAACAAAGTAAACGGATTAACTGTATTTAAACGCCCAGATTTAAATGTAGAAGAGGAGTTCTCTATGTTTAATAAGAAAAAATTCGCAAATCCAGCTGAATTATATAAAGACAATTTAAATAAACAATTAAAAATGCAAGATTCTGAAGCTGCAAATCCAAATGCAGTGGGAAGTTTAGTAGATCAATACTTTGGTGATTTTGAAACTAAATCTGGAACAGTTAATATTATTTACAGAGATCATCAAGCTTTTGATGGCGACCGTGTAATGGTTTATTTTAATGATGATATTATAAAATCCAACGTCCTACTTACTAATGGATTTAGTGGAATTACTGTAGAATTACAACCTGGTTTAAATAAAATTGAATTTCAGGCTATAAACACAGGTACATCGGGGCCCAACACAGCCGAATTTAGAATTTTAGACGACGATGAAAATTTCATTGCAGGAAACACCTGGAACCTAGCTAAAGGGGTTAAAGGATCTATTATTATAGTAAAAAAAGAATAATTTCTTCTTCACAAAACCAAATTACGCTTCAAAAAGTAAAATTCTCTTAACTATTTATTAAAATAGTTTTTAGTCTTGTATTAATCAAATCCAAATACTTACATTATATTTGTAGAAATATGATTTACTTAAATTTATTTTCTTTAAGTTAAAGTACTCATTTCAAACAAAATAATCTTCAATTTAAAACAAGTAGTAATTTATGGCTAAGTCTCAACAGACGTACAATAAAATCGAAAAAGAAAAAGCACGCCAAAAAAAGCGTGAAGAAAAATTAAAGAAAAAAGAAGCTCGTAAAGCCGAATCTAAAGACAGTCAAGGTATTCAATTTGCCTATGTAGACCAATATGGTAATTTAACAGATACGCCACCAGATCCATCTGAAAAAATAAAAGTAGAAGCTGAAGACATCGTTTTAGGTGTACCTAAGAAAGATGATAGTGATATCGAAGAAGTAGACCCAATACGTAAAGGAAAAGTATCCTTTTTTGATAGCTCTAAAGGTTTTGGATTTATTATTGATGCAGAAAACTCTGAAAAATATTTCTGTCACGTAAGTGGATTATTAGATACTATAGTTGAAAATGATAAAGTTCAATTTGAACTTGAACGTGGCATGAAAGGTATGAACGCGGTAAGAGTTAAGAAAATTTAATCTCTTAACCGCATTCATTTTTTTATCTTATTGAATCTTTCTCTTAACAAACCATTGACCTGCTAAACTAATATTTAGTGTTAGCATGTGATAATTTTCTTGAATAAGGCCATCATAAACTTGGCCTTTTTTACCGTAAGTATAGGCTATATTAAGCATTGAAAACCCATCGTAACGTAAAGGGATTCCTATACCCAAATCAAAACCATAATCATGAACTTTATGGTTATTAATCTCTAAATAACCAGAATCGTAATTAAAACCAGCGCGGTACTCTACAGTATTCCAAAATTTTAATTGATTACCATTCGGATCAAATTCAACTCCAACACCTAAAATATTTTGATCTACAAAAGTTCCTAATTCATCAGTCTGATCTGTATCATTCCAAAATTTCTTTGTATAATCTAAAGACACACTAACCTGATCCATAAATTCTGTTTGTATACCTACACCAACTTCTAGAGGCAATTCAAAAGCATCTAAATCTTGATCATATTCTATATCACTATCATAAAATTGAGACACTGTACGATTTTGAGTACCATCTAATAAACTAGGGAATGTAATAACAGAACCCACAGTAACATTTTCTAACGGAGAATACTGTATACCTGCTCCAAATTGAAAACCAGAATAACTATTAGTGTCATAAATAGTTAAAGTGTTAGAACCAATATAACTTCTTTCTGTTTCAATAATCTGACCAAACAAAACAGACCCTGTAGCTCCAATATTTAAATTATCTAACAACTTATAACCATAATTAAGTTTTAAATCGTTTAACCCACCCGAACCTTCAATATTCGATAAAAAGTAACTTGTAGAACCTTCTATATCTGTTTTAATATTAGATATACCATAACCCACACTAGTATATGGTATAAGCGTAACACTAACACCCGACTTTTTAGTTAAAGGAAACCCAAAAGCCATATTAGAAAAGTTAGCTACATTTTTAGTGTCTTTAGAGCCATCTTCTATTTGCACACCATATTCAGACTTTAACCCCACATCAAAGAAAAAAGTCTTTAACGGGATTGTAGCCATGGAGGCCGGGTTTAGATTATTTATAAAAGTTGAAGAACTATTAGCTATACCCGTATTCCCTAGACCAACTGTTTTC is a window of Formosa sediminum DNA encoding:
- a CDS encoding S9 family peptidase — encoded protein: MKPFLKLILPILLLCIGCKKQQNNTPDLAVKPPVASIKPDTLITHGDVRIDNYFWMRLSDEQKNAETPDQQTQDVLGYLNAENDYLKAVMSDTDSLQTVLFEEIKNRIKKDDASVPVTNNGYSYYTRYEAGNDYAYYCRKKLGETKEDIILNGPVLAKNHAYFGIGSQDVSINNELMAYAIDTISRRQYTIYFKDLNTGKLLKDKLDNTTGSAVWANDNKTVFYTTKDPETLRSNKIFKHVLGTAQTDDVLVYEEKDDTFRCFVFKSKSNAYIFIGSFHTLYTEYQFLDANAPNDTWKVVQPRTENLEYYVDHYANHFYIRTNNDGAKNFKLVETPIHATEKSNWVDVIPHRDDVLIEDFDLFKNHLVVSERKAGLPTIRVMKWSGGEHYISFNDPTYLAYTTSNLEFDTNILRYGYTSLTTPNSTFDYNMDTKEQVLLKQEDVLDPNFSPDHYISERLYATATDGTQIPISIVYKKGIAKNGSNPLLLYAYGSYGANSDPYFSSSNLSLLERGFVYAIAHIRGGQELGRDWYENGKLLKKKNTFTDFIDCGEFLIAEGFTSANHLYAYGGSAGGLLMGAIVNMKPELWNGVIAAVPFVDIVSTMLDESIPLTTFEFDEWGNPKNKTYYEYMKSYSPYDNVEAKAYPNMLVTTGYWDSQVQYWEPAKWVAKLRALKTDDNLLILDCNMKVGHGGASGRFERYKQRALQYAFLLKIEHKI
- a CDS encoding cold-shock protein; the protein is MAKSQQTYNKIEKEKARQKKREEKLKKKEARKAESKDSQGIQFAYVDQYGNLTDTPPDPSEKIKVEAEDIVLGVPKKDDSDIEEVDPIRKGKVSFFDSSKGFGFIIDAENSEKYFCHVSGLLDTIVENDKVQFELERGMKGMNAVRVKKI